The Deinococcus misasensis DSM 22328 DNA segment CAAGAAAGCCCGCGACCTGAAGCTGGACATGAACATCGGTGAGTGGAGCCCCGAGTGGACCGATGCCCTCTCCAAAGGCAAAGTTGCCACCCAACCTTTTGGTGCATGGTTCGAAGGCACCATGCGCAGCATGGTTCCCGAGACCGCAGGCAAATGGCGCGCTGCTGACCTGCCCGGCAAGAACTACGCCACCTGGGGCGGCAGTTTCATGGCCATCCCCAAACAGAGCAAAAACAAAGCTCTGGCCTGGGAATTCATCAAGTTCTTCGGCCTGACCAAAGAAGCCCAGCTCAGCTCCTTCAAAGCCATCAGTGCCCTGCCTTCGGTCAAAGCTGTGCAAAAAGACCCCATTTTCACCCAACCCGTGGCCTTCCTGGGCAACCAGAAAGCCCGTCCCCTGTGGGTGAATGCCGCCAACAAAACCAAAGCCATTGACGCCAACAAATTTGATCAGGTGGCTCTGGACGCTTTCACCGCCGCCATCAACAAAGTGCTGAACGATGGTGCCGACATCAAAGCCGCTCTGGACGAAGCCCAGACCGCTGTTGAGCGTCGCGTCAAGCGCGGAAACTGATTCCAACATGGGGAAAGCCTGATTTTCGGGCTTTCCCTTTTTCCTCTTTTCCCCAACGTCAGAGGAGTTTCATGACCACCACCACCAAAACAAACGTAGAACACAAGAAATGGAGCTGGAGCAAATTCAACCTTGCCGCAGCACCCTATGTTTTCGCCAGTCCCTTTTTTATCTCCTTCGCCATTTTCGGCCTCCTCCCCATCGTTTTCTCCCTCATGCTTGCCTTCGGACAGTGGGACTCCGCCTCCAGCATCACCAGCTTCAAATGGGTCGGACTCAGCAACTTCCAGTTCATCTTCACCGAACCCGAGTTCTTCAAATCCATCTACAACACCTTCTGGATCGCCATCGTCTCTGGCCTCCCACAGCACTTCGTCGCCATCCCCCTCGCTTACGTCCTCCACACCCAGGTCAAACGCCTCAAGCACTTCTACACCGCTGCTTTCCTCGTCCCCTACATCACCTCCACCGTCGCCATCTCCCTGGTGATCACCGTGCTGTTCAGTGAGCGCAGCGGAGCCATCAACCAGTTCCTGCTCTACCTCAACCAGTTCCCCCTCTTCGACTGGCTCATCCCTGACAAAACCGGCGAAAACTACA contains these protein-coding regions:
- a CDS encoding carbohydrate ABC transporter permease, with the translated sequence MTTTTKTNVEHKKWSWSKFNLAAAPYVFASPFFISFAIFGLLPIVFSLMLAFGQWDSASSITSFKWVGLSNFQFIFTEPEFFKSIYNTFWIAIVSGLPQHFVAIPLAYVLHTQVKRLKHFYTAAFLVPYITSTVAISLVITVLFSERSGAINQFLLYLNQFPLFDWLIPDKTGENYIKWLYEKEYTKPLVCLLVFWRYFGYNMILYMAGLQTISSDVYEAAEV